A window from Streptomyces sp. NBC_00271 encodes these proteins:
- the npdG gene encoding NADPH-dependent F420 reductase, translated as MTSTDSAQKAPAKDPWDLPDVSGLVVGVLGGTGPQGKGLAYRLARAGQKVIIGSRAAERAQSAAEELGHGVEGADNAECARRSDIVIVAVPWEGHGKTLESLREELAGKLVVDCVNPLGFDKKGAYALKPEEGSAAEQAAALLPDSRVAAAFHHLSAVLLQDPEVDEIDTDVMVLGEERADVEIVQALAGRIPGMRGVFSGRLRNAHQVEALVANLISVNRRYKAHAGLRVTDV; from the coding sequence ATGACCTCTACTGACAGTGCACAGAAGGCCCCCGCCAAGGACCCCTGGGACCTTCCCGACGTGTCCGGGCTCGTCGTCGGCGTGCTCGGCGGCACCGGCCCCCAGGGCAAGGGCCTGGCCTACCGGCTCGCCAGGGCCGGCCAGAAGGTGATCATCGGCTCGCGTGCCGCGGAACGCGCGCAGAGCGCCGCCGAGGAGCTGGGCCACGGTGTCGAGGGCGCCGACAACGCCGAGTGCGCGCGGCGCAGCGACATCGTGATCGTCGCCGTACCGTGGGAGGGGCACGGCAAGACTCTGGAATCGCTGCGCGAGGAGCTGGCGGGCAAGCTCGTCGTCGACTGTGTCAACCCGCTCGGCTTCGACAAGAAGGGCGCCTACGCCCTGAAGCCGGAGGAGGGCAGCGCCGCCGAGCAGGCCGCCGCCCTGCTGCCGGACTCCCGGGTCGCGGCCGCCTTCCACCACCTGTCGGCCGTCCTCCTCCAGGACCCGGAGGTCGACGAGATCGACACCGACGTGATGGTCCTCGGCGAGGAGCGCGCGGACGTCGAGATCGTGCAGGCGCTGGCCGGCCGCATCCCCGGCATGCGCGGTGTCTTCTCCGGCCGGCTGCGCAACGCCCACCAGGTCGAGGCACTGGTCGCGAACCTGATCTCGGTGAACCGCCGCTACAAGGCTCACGCCGGCCTCCGGGTGACGGACGTATAG
- a CDS encoding ABC transporter permease encodes MSTAVVEAPLAAKGDPRISPRAHARHIGALVRRNLLWIRQDPESMFDAVLMPVIFTLLFVYVFGGSIGQALGGGQDAYVQYVVPGLMAMTAMNIATAVGTGFNEDFQKGVMDRFRTLPIGQGSVLFAKIVVELMRMFVATTILVIVGVLVGFDITNWPGLFASVGLSILFGSSLMWIFLVLGVTMKNAQSVQAMGFLVLMPLQFGSSIYSPTGTMPGWLQAFTDYNPLSALADTTRGLMVGGPVTHNLWVTLAWTAGLTLVMAPIAIHKFRTKS; translated from the coding sequence ATGAGTACCGCCGTTGTCGAAGCCCCCCTCGCCGCGAAGGGCGACCCCCGCATCTCGCCCCGCGCGCACGCGCGCCACATCGGCGCGCTCGTCCGCCGCAACCTGCTGTGGATCCGTCAGGACCCGGAGTCGATGTTCGACGCCGTCCTGATGCCGGTCATCTTCACCCTGCTGTTCGTGTACGTCTTCGGCGGCTCCATCGGGCAGGCGCTGGGCGGCGGACAGGACGCGTACGTCCAGTACGTGGTGCCCGGTCTGATGGCCATGACGGCCATGAACATCGCGACGGCCGTCGGCACCGGCTTCAACGAGGACTTCCAGAAGGGAGTGATGGACCGCTTCCGCACCCTGCCGATCGGCCAGGGCTCGGTGCTCTTCGCCAAGATCGTGGTGGAGCTGATGCGGATGTTCGTCGCGACGACGATCCTCGTGATCGTCGGCGTGCTGGTCGGCTTCGACATCACGAACTGGCCGGGTCTGTTCGCCTCCGTGGGGCTCTCCATCCTCTTCGGCTCGTCCCTGATGTGGATCTTCCTGGTCCTCGGGGTGACGATGAAGAACGCGCAGTCCGTGCAGGCGATGGGCTTCCTGGTGCTGATGCCCCTGCAGTTCGGCTCGTCCATCTACTCGCCGACCGGAACCATGCCCGGCTGGCTGCAGGCCTTCACCGACTACAACCCGCTGTCCGCGCTCGCGGACACCACACGCGGCCTGATGGTGGGCGGCCCGGTCACGCACAACCTGTGGGTGACCCTCGCCTGGACGGCAGGACTCACCTTGGTCATGGCGCCCATCGCGATCCACAAGTTCCGCACCAAGAGCTGA
- a CDS encoding AfsR/SARP family transcriptional regulator — protein MDPVRYRILGTTQALRPDGTPVVLGGARLRALLTVLALRPGRTVPAAVLVDEVWDGDPPADAPGALQALVGRLRRALGPQAVDSGDGGYRLAAGADDIDLHRFERLAGEGVRALADGDSTKAAEALDDALALWRGPALADLPDRAAESARWETRRLDVRRARFAAALALGHAEQSLPELTALCDLHPLDEPLHVLRLRALRDAGRPAEALAAYESVRELLADRLGSDPGPELRALHEELLRPADDGGRTHVQRPRPRSADRTESRSAPTGRGRPASPPPGNLRARLTSFVGRAADIDTIRGDLAAARLVTLLGPGGAGKTRLSQEAAETMADTAPDGVWLAELAPVDDPTAVPEAVLTAVGARETVLRGAGAEEMRAAADRHDDLHRLAEHCAKRRMLIVLDNCEHVVDAAARLVEELLERCPGLTVLATSREPLGVPGELLRPVEPLPEPFALRLLADRGAAARPGFRVEDDPAATAEICRRLDGLPLAIELAAARLRMLTPRQIADRLDDRFRLLTSGSRTVLPRQQTLRAVVDWSWDLLDEDERDVLRRLSVFAGGCDLAAAEAVCGPAALEALGSLVDKSLVVAAPWGDGEMRYRLLETVGEYAGERLDESGQRPAAERAHLTHYREVARTTDPRLRGPGQRAAIALLETESENIRAALQHAVAARDEQEALCLVLSLAWYWQMRDLRQMARHWSREVMALGPDPFAEPARPAAPLLEGCTDAPPPMRPEVLEEARRGVHLVHLSCMDMDMAAWDSPQAKRKLQVISETYRPGQPQTCRSPGNLWFYAVILTGAIERMRSVIDATVQTCRELGYEWELAVALQMRANILANRATWAGDATRDADEALELFTRLGDAWGAAEALSARGEAHERQGEFTLAAADYTEAMTHAEGLGAHAQTAVLSTRLGGVLIESGDTERGEQMLLEVLERGDGVYNEAMPASRLFLAMWLARSGRVAEAREHMRILRENFEAVTFVVFDGFVVGVEAWLDALEGLYESALEKVRQALVRAGDPLSQIIAPHMPSAHLTTAAIALTGLDGGRRVRDAAVLLGAADHMLPPGHFVGPMEDQVRAQAEADVRAVLDDATYEAAYAEGGGLSLEEAAALV, from the coding sequence ATGGACCCCGTGCGCTACCGCATCCTCGGCACCACCCAGGCACTCCGCCCCGACGGCACGCCCGTCGTGCTCGGCGGGGCGCGGCTGCGCGCCCTCCTGACCGTGCTCGCGCTGCGGCCCGGACGGACCGTGCCCGCGGCCGTTCTGGTGGACGAGGTGTGGGACGGCGATCCGCCCGCCGACGCACCGGGCGCGCTCCAGGCCCTGGTGGGACGGCTGCGCAGGGCGCTCGGGCCGCAGGCGGTGGACTCCGGGGACGGCGGCTACCGGCTGGCCGCGGGCGCCGACGACATCGACCTGCACCGTTTCGAGCGGCTCGCGGGGGAGGGCGTACGCGCGCTCGCCGACGGCGACTCCACGAAGGCGGCCGAGGCCCTCGACGACGCCCTCGCCCTGTGGCGCGGGCCGGCCCTCGCGGACCTCCCGGACCGGGCCGCCGAGTCGGCCCGCTGGGAGACCCGCCGTCTCGACGTACGGCGTGCCCGGTTCGCGGCGGCCCTCGCCCTCGGCCATGCCGAACAGTCCCTGCCCGAGCTCACCGCCCTGTGTGACCTCCATCCCCTGGACGAGCCCCTGCACGTCCTGCGGCTGCGTGCCCTGCGCGACGCCGGCCGGCCCGCCGAGGCCCTCGCCGCCTACGAGTCCGTACGGGAGCTGCTGGCCGACCGCCTCGGTTCCGACCCCGGCCCCGAACTGCGCGCCCTGCACGAGGAGTTGCTCCGCCCGGCCGACGACGGCGGTAGGACGCACGTCCAGCGCCCGCGACCCCGCTCCGCGGATCGGACCGAGAGCCGGTCCGCACCGACCGGGCGTGGCCGCCCTGCATCCCCGCCCCCCGGCAACCTCCGCGCCCGGCTGACCTCCTTCGTCGGGCGGGCGGCGGACATCGACACGATCCGGGGGGATCTGGCGGCGGCACGCCTCGTGACCTTGCTCGGGCCCGGAGGGGCCGGCAAGACACGGCTGTCGCAGGAGGCCGCGGAGACCATGGCGGACACCGCGCCGGACGGGGTGTGGCTGGCCGAACTCGCGCCGGTCGACGACCCGACGGCCGTGCCCGAGGCCGTGCTCACCGCCGTCGGAGCCCGCGAGACCGTGCTGCGCGGCGCCGGTGCCGAGGAGATGCGGGCCGCCGCCGACCGGCACGACGACCTCCATCGGCTCGCCGAGCACTGCGCCAAGCGCCGCATGCTGATCGTCCTCGACAACTGCGAGCACGTCGTGGACGCCGCCGCGCGTCTCGTCGAGGAGCTGCTGGAGCGGTGCCCGGGTCTGACGGTGCTGGCCACCAGTCGCGAACCCCTCGGCGTACCGGGGGAGTTGCTGCGCCCCGTGGAGCCGCTGCCGGAGCCGTTCGCGCTGCGGCTGCTGGCCGACCGGGGGGCCGCCGCCCGCCCGGGATTCCGGGTCGAGGACGACCCCGCTGCCACCGCCGAGATCTGCCGCCGCCTCGACGGACTGCCCCTCGCCATCGAACTCGCCGCCGCCCGGCTGCGGATGCTCACCCCGCGTCAGATCGCCGACCGGCTCGACGACCGGTTCCGCCTGCTGACCTCCGGCAGCCGTACCGTCCTGCCGCGCCAGCAGACCCTGCGCGCCGTCGTCGACTGGTCCTGGGACCTCCTCGACGAGGACGAACGGGACGTGCTGCGGCGGCTGTCCGTCTTCGCGGGCGGCTGCGACCTCGCCGCCGCCGAGGCCGTCTGCGGACCGGCCGCCCTGGAAGCGCTCGGCTCACTCGTCGACAAGTCCCTCGTCGTGGCCGCCCCTTGGGGGGACGGCGAGATGCGCTACCGGCTCCTGGAGACCGTCGGCGAGTACGCGGGCGAGCGGCTCGACGAGTCGGGGCAGCGCCCCGCCGCCGAGCGCGCCCACCTCACGCACTACCGCGAAGTGGCCCGCACCACCGATCCCCGGCTGCGCGGCCCGGGCCAGCGCGCCGCCATCGCACTGCTGGAGACCGAGTCGGAGAACATCCGCGCCGCCCTCCAGCACGCCGTCGCCGCCCGCGACGAGCAGGAGGCGCTCTGCCTGGTCCTCTCCCTGGCCTGGTACTGGCAGATGCGCGATCTGCGGCAGATGGCCCGCCACTGGTCCCGCGAGGTCATGGCCCTCGGCCCGGACCCCTTCGCCGAGCCCGCGCGGCCGGCCGCCCCGCTGCTGGAGGGCTGCACCGACGCCCCGCCGCCGATGCGCCCCGAGGTCCTCGAAGAGGCCCGCCGCGGTGTCCACCTCGTCCATCTCTCCTGCATGGACATGGACATGGCTGCCTGGGACTCCCCGCAGGCGAAGCGGAAACTGCAGGTCATCAGCGAGACCTACCGCCCGGGCCAGCCGCAGACCTGCCGCAGCCCCGGCAACCTCTGGTTCTACGCCGTGATCCTGACCGGTGCCATCGAGCGGATGCGCTCCGTCATCGACGCGACCGTCCAGACCTGCCGCGAACTCGGCTACGAGTGGGAACTCGCCGTCGCCCTCCAGATGCGTGCCAACATCCTCGCCAACCGGGCCACCTGGGCGGGTGACGCGACCCGGGACGCCGACGAGGCACTGGAACTCTTCACCCGGCTCGGGGACGCCTGGGGCGCCGCCGAGGCGCTGTCCGCACGCGGTGAGGCCCACGAGCGCCAGGGCGAGTTCACGCTCGCCGCCGCGGACTACACGGAGGCCATGACCCACGCCGAAGGGCTCGGCGCACACGCCCAGACGGCCGTCCTGAGCACCCGGCTCGGCGGTGTGCTCATCGAGTCCGGCGACACCGAACGCGGCGAGCAGATGCTGCTGGAGGTCCTGGAGCGCGGCGACGGCGTCTACAACGAGGCCATGCCCGCCTCCCGGCTGTTCCTGGCGATGTGGCTGGCCCGCAGCGGCCGGGTCGCCGAGGCACGCGAACACATGCGGATACTGCGCGAGAACTTCGAAGCGGTCACCTTCGTGGTCTTCGACGGGTTCGTGGTGGGTGTCGAGGCCTGGCTGGACGCGCTCGAGGGGCTGTACGAGTCCGCCCTGGAGAAGGTGCGGCAGGCGCTGGTGCGGGCGGGCGACCCGTTGTCGCAGATCATCGCCCCGCACATGCCCTCCGCGCATCTGACCACCGCCGCCATCGCCCTCACCGGCCTGGACGGCGGCCGCCGCGTCCGCGACGCCGCCGTGCTGCTCGGGGCCGCCGACCACATGCTGCCGCCCGGCCACTTCGTGGGCCCGATGGAGGACCAGGTGCGCGCACAGGCGGAGGCCGACGTACGGGCCGTACTGGACGACGCGACGTACGAGGCCGCGTACGCCGAGGGCGGCGGGCTCTCCCTGGAGGAGGCCGCCGCCCTCGTATGA
- the map gene encoding type I methionyl aminopeptidase — translation MSGQSLLVPGELSPTRPVPGNIRRPEYVGKPAPTPYTGPEVQTPETIEAMRIAGRIAARAMAEAAKLIAPGVTTDELDRVAHAYMCDHGAYPSTLGYRGFPKSLCTSVNEVICHGIPDSTVLRDGDIINLDVTAYIGGVHGDNNATYLVGDVDDESRLLVERTRESLDRAIKAVKPGRQINVIGRVIESYAKRFGYGVVRDFTGHGINSSFHSGLIIPHYDSPHATTVIQPGMTFTIEPMLTLGTHDYDMWDDGWTVVTKDRRRTAQFEHTLVVTESGTEILTLP, via the coding sequence ATGTCTGGCCAGTCGCTGCTCGTACCAGGAGAGCTCTCTCCCACCCGTCCCGTTCCGGGAAACATCAGGCGCCCCGAGTACGTGGGCAAGCCCGCCCCCACGCCGTACACCGGTCCGGAGGTACAGACCCCCGAGACCATCGAGGCGATGCGGATCGCCGGGCGGATCGCCGCGCGGGCGATGGCCGAGGCGGCGAAGCTCATCGCGCCGGGCGTGACGACGGACGAGCTGGACCGGGTCGCGCACGCGTACATGTGCGACCACGGCGCCTATCCGTCCACCCTCGGTTACCGCGGCTTCCCCAAGTCCCTGTGCACCTCGGTCAACGAGGTCATCTGCCACGGCATCCCCGACTCCACGGTGCTGCGGGACGGCGACATCATCAACCTCGACGTGACGGCGTACATCGGTGGCGTCCACGGCGACAACAACGCGACGTACCTGGTCGGGGACGTGGACGACGAGTCGAGGCTCCTCGTCGAGCGGACCCGTGAATCCCTCGACCGCGCGATCAAGGCGGTCAAGCCGGGCCGCCAGATCAACGTCATCGGGCGCGTGATCGAGTCGTACGCCAAGCGGTTCGGATACGGGGTCGTGCGGGACTTCACGGGGCACGGGATCAACTCCTCGTTCCACTCAGGACTGATCATCCCGCACTACGACAGTCCGCACGCGACGACCGTCATCCAGCCCGGGATGACCTTCACGATCGAGCCGATGCTCACGCTCGGTACGCACGACTACGACATGTGGGACGACGGGTGGACCGTCGTGACGAAGGACCGCAGGCGGACGGCGCAGTTCGAGCACACGCTGGTCGTCACGGAGAGCGGTACGGAGATCCTCACGCTGCCGTAG
- a CDS encoding biliverdin-producing heme oxygenase has protein sequence MNTAFSTLIRTASHEQHMEAETSTFMSDLLGGRLGVEAYARYTEQLWFVYEALEAGAERLASDPVAGPFIRPELLRRGALERDLTHLRGADWRATLSALPATEAYAARVAECAREWPGGYVAHHYTRYLGDLSGGQIIRGKAEQTWGFARKGDGVRFYVFEDIGNPAAFKRGYRELLDGVRANELERQRIVAECRRAFALNTAVFHALGEEFPLTA, from the coding sequence ATGAATACGGCGTTCTCGACGCTGATCCGCACCGCGTCGCACGAGCAGCACATGGAGGCTGAGACCTCGACGTTCATGAGCGACCTGCTCGGCGGCAGGCTCGGTGTCGAGGCGTACGCGCGCTACACCGAGCAGTTGTGGTTCGTGTACGAGGCGCTGGAGGCGGGCGCCGAGCGGTTGGCGTCCGATCCGGTGGCCGGGCCGTTCATCCGGCCGGAGTTGCTGCGTCGCGGTGCGCTGGAGCGTGACCTCACGCATCTGCGGGGTGCGGACTGGCGGGCGACGCTCAGCGCGCTGCCCGCCACCGAGGCGTACGCGGCGCGGGTCGCCGAGTGTGCGCGTGAGTGGCCCGGCGGGTACGTCGCCCACCACTACACCCGCTACCTCGGCGACCTCTCCGGCGGTCAGATCATCCGGGGCAAGGCGGAACAGACCTGGGGCTTCGCTCGGAAGGGTGACGGCGTCCGCTTCTATGTCTTCGAGGACATCGGGAATCCGGCCGCGTTCAAGCGGGGGTATCGCGAGTTGCTGGACGGGGTGCGGGCGAACGAGTTGGAGCGGCAGCGGATCGTTGCCGAGTGCAGGCGGGCGTTCGCCCTCAACACGGCGGTCTTCCACGCCCTGGGCGAGGAGTTCCCCCTCACCGCCTGA
- a CDS encoding PhzF family phenazine biosynthesis protein, producing the protein MTDFDVLRVFCGPGGEHGNELGVVREGSVMPDPEERQAFAAKLGFSETVFVDDPERGVVDIYTPTLRLPFAGHPCVGVGWLLDIPELVTPAGVVGVRLDGEFSWIEARAEWAPGRTLRQYGSADEVDALAVPEPGEWVYAWAWEDESAGRVRARGFPGRDDGIVEDEATGAAALLLTDRLGRALNIVQGAGSQILTAPQPGGWVEVGGRVRLLRA; encoded by the coding sequence GTGACTGATTTCGACGTACTGCGCGTCTTCTGCGGGCCCGGTGGTGAACATGGCAACGAGCTCGGTGTGGTGCGCGAGGGTTCGGTGATGCCGGATCCGGAGGAACGGCAGGCGTTCGCCGCGAAGCTCGGTTTCAGCGAGACCGTGTTCGTCGACGACCCCGAGCGCGGGGTCGTCGACATCTACACCCCGACCCTGCGGCTGCCGTTCGCCGGGCATCCCTGTGTCGGGGTGGGGTGGCTGCTCGACATACCCGAACTGGTCACGCCCGCCGGGGTGGTGGGGGTGCGGCTGGACGGGGAGTTCAGCTGGATCGAGGCGCGGGCGGAGTGGGCGCCGGGGCGTACGTTGCGGCAGTACGGGTCCGCCGACGAGGTCGACGCGCTGGCCGTGCCGGAGCCGGGGGAGTGGGTGTATGCCTGGGCCTGGGAGGACGAGTCGGCCGGGCGTGTGCGGGCCCGAGGCTTTCCCGGACGGGACGACGGCATCGTGGAGGACGAGGCGACGGGGGCGGCGGCGCTGCTGCTCACCGACCGGCTGGGCCGGGCCCTGAACATCGTCCAGGGCGCCGGCTCCCAGATCCTCACCGCGCCGCAGCCGGGTGGGTGGGTGGAGGTGGGCGGCCGCGTACGACTGCTCCGAGCCTGA
- a CDS encoding MFS transporter produces the protein MPAHAEPAGAGVEAGAGARLRSLLPDLAPWRASADFRRLWLAGLITNFGSFLTFVALPVQMKVLTGSAVAVGAIGAVELVPLIVFGLYGGALADALDKRKLILYTEAGQGLLCGGLLVNAMMPRPAVWPLYVVAALSSALGSVQRPALDSLVPRIVAHEHLPAAASLNSLRWSVGGVAGPALAGVVVAYAGLGWAYAVDLVTFVVSVVLIVGLAASPAAHEAAKPSLASIAQGARYAWNRKELLGTYVIDLAAMFFAMPLAVLPFLADELHAAWSLGLMYAALPAGAMLVTLTSGWTSRVHRHGRMVAFAAACWGLAMVGAGAVHHVWLVLLFLVLGGCCDMVSGIFRGAMWDQTIPDELRGRLAGIELLSYSVGPQLGQVRAGGMAAWTGVRASIWAGGVICVGAVGVLACCLPQLMRYDVRTNEHAVRMRSARAQAALSHPHHP, from the coding sequence CTGCCCGCGCACGCCGAACCCGCCGGTGCCGGTGTCGAGGCCGGTGCCGGTGCGCGACTGCGGTCGCTGTTGCCCGATCTCGCGCCCTGGCGGGCGTCGGCCGACTTCCGGCGGCTGTGGCTGGCCGGGCTGATCACCAACTTCGGCAGCTTCCTGACCTTCGTCGCGCTGCCGGTGCAGATGAAGGTGCTGACCGGGTCCGCGGTGGCCGTGGGGGCGATCGGGGCCGTGGAACTCGTACCGCTGATCGTGTTCGGGCTGTACGGCGGGGCACTCGCCGACGCCCTCGACAAACGGAAGCTGATCCTCTACACGGAGGCCGGGCAGGGGCTGCTGTGCGGCGGACTGCTCGTCAACGCGATGATGCCGCGTCCGGCGGTGTGGCCGCTGTACGTGGTCGCCGCGCTGTCCTCCGCGCTCGGGTCGGTGCAGCGGCCCGCGCTCGACTCACTCGTCCCCCGGATCGTGGCGCACGAGCACCTGCCCGCCGCGGCCTCCCTCAACTCCCTGCGCTGGTCGGTCGGCGGGGTCGCGGGGCCGGCGCTCGCGGGCGTCGTGGTGGCGTACGCCGGGCTCGGCTGGGCGTACGCCGTGGACCTGGTGACCTTCGTGGTGTCGGTCGTACTGATCGTCGGACTCGCCGCGTCACCGGCCGCGCACGAGGCCGCGAAGCCGTCGCTCGCCTCCATCGCCCAGGGCGCGCGGTACGCGTGGAACCGCAAGGAACTCCTCGGCACGTACGTGATCGACCTGGCCGCGATGTTCTTCGCGATGCCGCTCGCGGTGCTGCCGTTCCTCGCCGACGAGCTCCACGCCGCGTGGTCGCTCGGGCTGATGTACGCCGCGCTGCCCGCCGGGGCGATGCTGGTGACGCTGACCAGCGGGTGGACCTCGCGCGTGCACCGGCACGGGCGGATGGTGGCGTTCGCGGCGGCGTGCTGGGGGCTCGCGATGGTGGGGGCGGGTGCGGTGCACCACGTGTGGCTGGTGCTGCTCTTCCTCGTCCTCGGCGGCTGTTGCGACATGGTGAGCGGGATCTTCCGGGGCGCGATGTGGGACCAGACGATTCCGGACGAGCTACGGGGGCGACTCGCCGGGATCGAGCTGCTCTCGTACTCCGTCGGGCCCCAGCTGGGGCAGGTACGGGCGGGCGGGATGGCGGCCTGGACGGGGGTACGGGCGTCGATCTGGGCCGGGGGTGTGATCTGCGTGGGAGCGGTGGGGGTGTTGGCGTGCTGCCTGCCGCAGCTGATGAGGTACGACGTACGGACGAATGAGCACGCGGTACGGATGCGCTCCGCTCGGGCCCAGGCTGCGCTTTCCCACCCGCACCACCCGTGA
- a CDS encoding site-2 protease family protein, whose translation MTTAASRRSSDRRTSPVFVGIVAVMAVTGWATWTGFAEQPGVAVFLFVTAAWIVSLCLHEYAHARTALHSGDISIGAKGYLTLNPLKYTHALLSIVLPVIFVIMGGIGLPGGAVFIERNRIQGRWKHSLISAAGPLTNVLFAVVCTAPFWLHALDGVPRDFQFALAFLALLQVTAALLNFLPVPGLDGYGVIEPWLSYNVKRQVEPFAPFGLLFVFAVLWIPSVNTAFFDVIHSILDSLGINEIQTYCGQEFYRFWQGTNEFCSVS comes from the coding sequence ATGACCACCGCCGCTTCCCGTCGCAGCAGCGACCGGAGGACCAGCCCCGTCTTCGTCGGGATCGTGGCCGTGATGGCGGTGACCGGGTGGGCGACATGGACCGGGTTCGCCGAGCAGCCCGGTGTGGCCGTGTTCCTCTTCGTGACGGCCGCCTGGATCGTATCCCTGTGCCTGCACGAGTACGCGCACGCGCGCACCGCCCTGCACAGCGGCGACATCTCGATCGGCGCGAAGGGCTATCTGACGCTCAACCCGCTGAAGTACACGCATGCGCTGCTGAGCATCGTGCTGCCGGTGATCTTCGTGATCATGGGCGGGATCGGTCTGCCGGGCGGGGCGGTCTTCATCGAGCGGAACAGGATCCAGGGCCGCTGGAAGCACAGTCTGATCTCGGCGGCGGGTCCGCTGACGAACGTGCTGTTCGCCGTCGTGTGCACGGCGCCGTTCTGGCTGCACGCCCTGGACGGCGTGCCGCGGGACTTCCAGTTCGCGCTGGCGTTCCTCGCGCTGCTCCAGGTCACGGCCGCGCTGCTGAACTTCCTGCCGGTCCCGGGCCTGGACGGTTACGGCGTGATCGAGCCCTGGCTGTCGTACAACGTCAAGCGCCAGGTGGAGCCGTTCGCCCCGTTCGGCCTGCTGTTCGTGTTCGCGGTGCTGTGGATCCCGTCGGTGAACACGGCTTTCTTCGACGTGATCCACTCGATCCTGGACAGCCTGGGGATCAACGAGATCCAGACGTACTGCGGTCAGGAGTTCTATCGCTTCTGGCAGGGCACCAACGAGTTCTGCTCGGTCAGCTGA
- a CDS encoding sialidase family protein, producing MTETTGTTTATTAVTSTPFHAGREGYASFRIPAVVTTRTPTLLAFCEGRVDSAADHGHIDIVLKRSTDGGRTWGPLQAVARNGNDLAGNPAPVVLDTGRILLVHVRAAAGATEDAILRGRVKPADGRRVWVQHSDDDGVTWSAPKEITGQVKKADWRWYATTPGHAVQLGTGRVVVPGNHTLPPTGTDTGTEAKYNSGHCLLSDDRGETWSLGYVDENTDGYVNANETTAAELPDGRVYFNTRNDSPSPGNRADAHSTDGGRTLVKPFRPQAGLVTPVVQGSLLQLRDPDLLLYSGPADPAARALMTVRASADGGTTWRPAHTVDGLPAAYSDLVRVDGATVGLLYETGDFGPYETITFRRIPVTALT from the coding sequence ATGACGGAAACAACCGGAACCACCACGGCAACAACCGCGGTCACCAGCACCCCCTTCCACGCGGGCCGCGAAGGCTACGCGAGCTTCCGCATCCCCGCTGTCGTCACCACCCGTACACCCACCCTGCTCGCCTTCTGCGAGGGCCGGGTCGACTCCGCCGCCGACCACGGCCACATCGACATCGTCCTGAAGCGGTCGACGGACGGCGGCCGCACCTGGGGCCCGCTCCAGGCCGTCGCCCGGAACGGGAACGACCTCGCGGGCAACCCCGCCCCCGTGGTCCTCGACACCGGCCGGATCCTGCTCGTGCACGTCCGCGCCGCCGCCGGCGCGACCGAGGACGCCATCCTGCGCGGCAGGGTGAAGCCCGCCGACGGGCGCCGCGTCTGGGTGCAGCACAGCGACGACGACGGCGTCACCTGGTCCGCCCCGAAGGAGATCACCGGGCAGGTGAAGAAGGCGGACTGGCGGTGGTACGCGACCACGCCCGGGCACGCCGTCCAGCTCGGCACCGGCCGGGTCGTCGTCCCCGGCAACCACACCCTGCCGCCCACCGGTACGGACACCGGCACCGAGGCGAAGTACAACAGCGGCCACTGCCTGCTCAGCGACGACCGCGGCGAGACCTGGTCCCTCGGGTACGTCGACGAGAACACCGACGGATACGTCAACGCCAATGAGACGACCGCCGCCGAACTCCCCGACGGGCGCGTCTACTTCAACACCCGCAACGACTCCCCGTCCCCCGGCAACCGCGCGGACGCCCACTCCACGGACGGCGGCAGGACCCTGGTCAAACCCTTCCGGCCGCAGGCGGGCCTGGTCACCCCCGTCGTCCAGGGCAGCCTGCTCCAGCTCCGCGACCCCGACCTGCTGCTGTACTCGGGGCCCGCCGACCCCGCCGCCCGCGCCCTCATGACCGTCCGGGCCTCCGCCGACGGCGGCACCACCTGGCGGCCCGCGCACACGGTCGACGGACTGCCCGCCGCCTACTCCGACCTCGTCCGCGTCGACGGGGCGACCGTGGGGCTCCTCTACGAGACGGGCGACTTCGGGCCGTACGAGACGATCACCTTCCGCCGAATCCCCGTGACGGCCCTCACCTGA